A genomic region of Drosophila kikkawai strain 14028-0561.14 chromosome X, DkikHiC1v2, whole genome shotgun sequence contains the following coding sequences:
- the LOC138929155 gene encoding uncharacterized protein isoform X6, with product MLPIRCLTKCDAEEDENSQIAVILGGDQRPPCGAKTLLLAPKVKLSSGYEMPILGFGTNKLRGYQCSTAIHYAVETGYRHFDTAYYYENEKDIGEALRTQIKMGNVSRENIFLTTKLWNIHHDPSDVRRICEKQLELLGFNYIDLYLMHFPIGYQHLCDEILKPMKDGKIQTKTASLMGPPNLLQPDL from the exons ATGCTACCTATACGCTGCTTGACCAAATGTGATGCAGAAGAAGATGAAAACTCTCAAATTGCAGTGATACTAGGAGGTGACCAACGTCCTCCATGCGGAGCGAAAACTTTGCTCTTGGCCCCTAAAGTTAAACTTAGCAGTGGCTATGAAATGCCGATTTTGGGCTTTGGAACAAATAAG CTAAGGGGATACCAATGTTCCACAGCAATCCACTATGCTGTAGAGACTGGGTATAGGCATTTTGATACTGCTTATTATTATGAGAATGAAAAAGATATTGGAGAAGCTCTTCGTACACAAATCAAAATGGGAAACGTGTcaagagaaaatatatttttgaccACCAAG TTATGGAATATCCACCATGATCCAAGCGACGTGCGACGTATATGTGAAAAACAGCTGGAATTGCTAGGGTTTAATTATATCGACTTATATCTTATGCACTTTCCAATTGGATATCAGCATTTATGTGATGAAATTCTAAAACCAATGAAAGATGGTAAAATTCAAACAAA AACAGCGTCTTtgatgggcccaccgaacctgcttcaaccggatttgtga
- the LOC138929155 gene encoding uncharacterized protein isoform X4, which translates to MLPIRCLTKCDAEEDENSQIAVILGGDQRPPCGAKTLLLAPKVKLSSGYEMPILGFGTNKLRGYQCSTAIHYAVETGYRHFDTAYYYENEKDIGEALRTQIKMGNVSRENIFLTTKLWNIHHDPSDVRRICEKQLELLGFNYIDLYLMHFPIGYQHLCDEILKPMKDGKIQTKSRTHTHTHLHSESRERYSPRTSGHGVSAV; encoded by the exons ATGCTACCTATACGCTGCTTGACCAAATGTGATGCAGAAGAAGATGAAAACTCTCAAATTGCAGTGATACTAGGAGGTGACCAACGTCCTCCATGCGGAGCGAAAACTTTGCTCTTGGCCCCTAAAGTTAAACTTAGCAGTGGCTATGAAATGCCGATTTTGGGCTTTGGAACAAATAAG CTAAGGGGATACCAATGTTCCACAGCAATCCACTATGCTGTAGAGACTGGGTATAGGCATTTTGATACTGCTTATTATTATGAGAATGAAAAAGATATTGGAGAAGCTCTTCGTACACAAATCAAAATGGGAAACGTGTcaagagaaaatatatttttgaccACCAAG TTATGGAATATCCACCATGATCCAAGCGACGTGCGACGTATATGTGAAAAACAGCTGGAATTGCTAGGGTTTAATTATATCGACTTATATCTTATGCACTTTCCAATTGGATATCAGCATTTATGTGATGAAATTCTAAAACCAATGAAAGATGGTAAAATTCAAACAAA atcccgcacacacacacacacacacctacactcggagagcagagagagatattcaccacgaacaagtggccacggagttagcgccgtatga